A stretch of Vigna angularis cultivar LongXiaoDou No.4 chromosome 4, ASM1680809v1, whole genome shotgun sequence DNA encodes these proteins:
- the LOC128196385 gene encoding uncharacterized protein LOC128196385, with product MAEAEDDPLSKLMTRLPRLKKAPLELYWDLRVFGLPPHVPVYITLSDALEMIGRDRMLNISIIQLWCMYMDTIVVEQGRSSMYGFIEPQTIQPSGNTLQNRQQYLQTWMDESKRDVYLVPYIDGMQ from the exons atggctgaagcggaggatgatcctctatcaaagctgatgacaagattacccaggttgaagaaagcaccattagaactatactgggatttgcgagtatttggtcttcccccacatgtgccagtttatatcacattatctgatgcattggagatgaTTGGGAGAGaccggatgttgaatatttccatcattcagctgtggtgcat gtacatggacacaatcgttgtagaacaaggtcggtcttccatgtacggatttattgaacctcagaccattcaaccgtctggtaacacacttcaaaacagacaacaatatttgcaaacatggatggatgagtcaaaaagagatgtataccttgtgccatacattgatgg CATGCAAtag